The Zalophus californianus isolate mZalCal1 chromosome 8, mZalCal1.pri.v2, whole genome shotgun sequence genome has a segment encoding these proteins:
- the NRSN2 gene encoding neurensin-2 — translation MPGCDHSCSCSRGPNVEEGRWYGVRSYLHLFYEDCAGTALSDDPEGPPILCPRRPWPSLCWKISLSSGTLLLLLGVAALTTGYAVPPKLEGIGEGEFLVLDQRAADYNQALSTCRLAGTALCMAAGILLAICLFWAMTGWLSPDTKAEPLDTEADGHVEIFGDEPEQQLSPIFRDANGQCWFSPPTSPFGQSSVQTIQPKRDS, via the exons ATGCCAGGCTGTGACCATTCCTGCAGCTGTAGCCGTGGCCCCAATGTGGAAGAAGGCAGATGGTATGGGGTCCGCTCCTACCTGCACCTCTTCTATGAAGACTGTGCAGGTACGGCCCTCAGTGATGACCCTGAGGGGCCTCCCATCCTGTGTCCCCGCCGACCCTGGCCCTCACTGTGCTGGAAG ATCAGTCTGTCTTCGGGGACCCTGCTTCTGCTGCTGGGAGTGGCAGCCCTGACCACCGGCTATGCAGTGCCCCCCAAGCTGGAGGGCATCGGAGAGGGGGAATTCCTGGTGTTGGATCAGCGGGCAGCTGATTACAACCAGGCTCTGAGCACCTGCCGCTTGGCAGGCACAGCGCTCTGCATGGCGGCTGGGATCCTGCTGGCCATTTGCCTGTTCTGGGCCATGACTGGCTGGCTGAGCCCGGACACCAAGGCAGAACCCTTGGACACTGAAGCTGATGGCCACGTGGAGATCTTCGGGGATGAACCAGAGCAGCAGCTGTCCCCCATCTTCCGCGATGCCAATGGCCAGTGTTGGTTTTCACCACCTACCAGCCCCTTCGGGCAATCCTCTGTGCAGACCATCCAGCCCAAGCGGGACTCTTGA